A window of Kribbella voronezhensis genomic DNA:
CGATGGACCTGGACGAGGATTTCCTTCGCGCGATGGAGTTCGGCATGCCGCCGGCCGGCGGACTGGGAATGGGTCTGGACCGGTTGGTGATGTTGTTCACCGGCGCCGGTATCCGGGAGACGATTCTGTTCCCGCTGCTCCGGCCGGAGTGAGAAGTTTCGGCCCCGGGGAACTGTTGCATAGCACAACCATCGGCCAAATCCATTCCCCGGGTCCGATTTCTTCGCAGACCGTAGGCGAAGTGGCGTGAATACCCATCGTCACGACGGATGCGCTGCGTCGATCGGTTTGGAGGGTTTAGTCACATCTTTACCTCCCATTCCGCCTGTTGAATGACAGCGAACCGGTTTGTGCGGTACAAATCAGGGTGCAAGTAATCGGCAGGGGGATTGTGCCCGTTGACGGGCGCGGAAAGGACTGTCAGCGATGGCGCAAAGGGTTCAGGTGGTTCTCGAGGACGATCTCGACGGCGGTAAGGCCGACGAGACCGTGACATTCGGTCTGGACGGCTCGACGTACGAGATCGACCTGTCGAAGAAGAACGCCGCCAAGTTGCGCGACGCCCTCGCCGGATACGTCGGCGCCGGTCGCCGGGTGGCCGGCCGCCGGGGCAGCGCCGGGCGCACGCGGGGACGGGGCCGGTCCGCGACCGACTCCGCAGATATCCGCGCCTGGGCCAAGGAAAATGGCTACGAGGTGAGCGAGCGCGGCCGGATCTCGGCCGAAGTGCGGGCGGCGTACAACGACGCGAAGTAATTCCCCTCACTCACGTCCCCGTACCACGGGCTACCGGTCCCGGTGCCAGCGATTGGCATCGGGACCGTCCGCATTCCGGCCGTTTCACAGTGTGGACACAGTTCGGGACCGGGTACGGAATCGGTGCCTGACCGGACAACGAAGGTGACGAATTCGCTGGTGGCGAACACCGGGCGCGCCGGGAACACCACGGCGGTCCCGGAGGTTGTTCCCTTGTGATCCCCACTCCACGGCCGTACCGGAGGTGGTGGCGTGTTCGCTGAGAGCGAGCCTGTCGGTGCCGGGGACTAGCATGCATGTACGGGGGTTGGACACACGGCACGTCCGACTCCTCTGAGGCAAGGAGTGCTTTGGCGATGTTTGAACGATTTACGGACCGAGCCCGTCGGGTCGTCGTCCTGGCCCAAGAAGAAGCCAGGATGCTGAGCCACAACTACATCGGCACCGAGCACATCCTGCTCGGCCTGATTCACGAGGGTGAAGGTGTCGCCGCCAAGGCTCTCGAGAGCCTGGGTATCTCGCTGGAGGCTGTCCGTTCGCAGGTCGAGGAGATCATCGGCCAGGGACAGCAGGCTCCGAGTGGGCACATCCCGTTCACCCCGCGCGCCAAGAAGGTTCTGGAGCTCTCCCTGCGTGAGGCCCTGCAACTGGGCCACAACTACATCGGCACCGAGCACATCCTGCTCGGCCTCATCCGCGAGGGTGAGGGCGTCGCCGCGCAGGTCCTGGTCAAGCTCGGTGCGGACCTGAACAAGGTCCGGCAGCAGGTCATCCAGCTGCTGAGCGGATACCAGGGCAAGGAGACGCAGTCCGCAGGAGCTCCTGCGGAGGGTGCTCCCAGCAGCTCCTTGGTGCTCGACCAGTTCGGCCGGAACTACACCCAGTCGGCCCGCGAATCGAAACTCGACCCGGTGATCGGGCGCGAGATGGAGATCGAGCGGGTCATGCAGGTGCTGTCCCGGCGGACCAAGAACAACCCTGTCCTGATCGGTGAGCCCGGTGTCGGCAAGACCGCGATCGTGGAGGGTCTGGCCCAGCAGATCGTCCGCGGCGACGTGCCGGAGACCCTCAAGGACAAGCAGATCTACTCCCTCGACCTGGGTGCCCTGGTGGCCGGTTCGCGCTACCGCGGTGACTTCGAGGAGCGGCTCAAGAAGGTGCTCAAGGAGATCCGCACCCGCGGCGACATCGTGCTGTTCATCGACGAGATCCACACCCTCGTCGGGGCCGGCGCGGCCGAGGGCGCGATCGACGCGGCGAGCATCCTGAAGCCGATGCTGGCTCGCGGTGAGCTGCAGACCATCGGCGCCACCACCCTCGACGAGTACCGCAAGTACGTCGAGAAGGACGCCGCACTGGAGCGCCGGTTCCAGCCGATCCAGGTCGCCGAGCCCTCGATCGCGCACACGATCGAGATCCTCAAGGGCCTGCGCGACCGCTACGAGGCGCACCACCGGGTGACCATCACCGATGCCGCCCTGGTCAACGCCGCGCAGCTGGCCGACCGCTACATCTCCGACCGGTTCCTGCCCGACAAGGCGATCGACCTGATCGACGAGGCCGGCGCCCGGTTGCGGATCCGCCGGATGACGGCTCCGCCGGACCTGCGGGAGTTCGACGAGAAGATCGCGAACGTCCGCCGGGAGAAGGAGTCGGCGATCGACGCCCAGGACTTCGAGCGAGCGGCTTCTCTGCGCGACGACGAGAAGAAGCTGATCAACGCGAAGGCCGAGCGGGAGAAGCAGTGGAAGGCCGGCGACATGGACGTCGTCGCCGAGGTCGACGAGGAGCTGATCGCCGAGGTGCTGAGCACCGCGACCGGCATCCCCGTCTTCAAGCTGACCGAGGAGGAGTCCTCGCGGCTGCTGGACATGGAGAAGGAGCTGGCCAAGCGCTACATCGGCCAGACCGACGCCGTGAAGGCGCTGTCGCGGTCGATCCGGCGGACCCGTGCGGGTCTGAAGGACCCGCGCCGGCCGAGCGGCTCGTTCATCTTCGCCGGCCCGTCCGGTGTCGGTAAGACCGAGCTGTCGAAGGCGCTGACCGAGTTCCTGTTCGGCGACGAGAGCGCGCTGATCAGCCTCGACATGTCGGAGTACTCGGAGAAGCACACGGCCTCGCGGCTGTTCGGCTCGCCTCCTGGGTACGTCGGCTACGAAGAGGGTGGCCAGCTGACCGAGAAGGTCCGTCGCAAGCCGTTCAGCGTGGTGCTGTTCGACGAGGTGGAGAAGGCCCACCCGGACATCTTCAACTCGCTGTTGCAGATCCTGGACGAAGGTCGCCTGACCGACGCCCAGGGGCGCGTGGTCGACTTCAAGAACACCGTCATCATCATGACCACGAACCTCGGGACCAGGGACATCGCCAAGGCCGTCAGCCTCGGGTTCTCCCAGGCGAGCGACACCGGCGGCTCGTACGAGAAGATGAAGGCCAAGGTCACCGAGGAGCTCAAGCAGCACTTCCGGCCGGAGTTCCTGAACCGCGTCGACGAGATCGTGGTCTTCCACCAGCACGGCATGGAGGAGATCGTCAAGATCGTCGACCTGATGGTCGGGCAGGTGGAGGAGCGGCTCAAGGACAAGGACATGGGCATCGAGCTCACCCCGGCGGCGAAGGCCTTGGTCGCCGACCGTGGCTTCGACCCGGTCCTGGGTGCTCGCCCACTGCGTCGCGCGTTGCAGCGTGACGTGGAGGACGTGCTGGCCGAGAAGATCCTGTTCGGGGAACTGCGCCCCGGCCAGATCGTGCTCGTCGACGTGGCCCCCGAGGGCACCGTGAACGAGGACGGCCTGCGGGAGTACTTCACCTTCACCGGCACCCAGAAGGCGCCCAGCCCCGACCTGGAGCTGACCGAAATCGCCGGCGGCTCGTCCGGCCTCCAGGACACCTGACAGCAAGAGCAAACAAGCGAAGGCCCCGCGGACACCTCGTCCGCGGGGCCTTCCGCCGTTTTGGAGCGCCTCAGCGTGGTGCGCGGCAATCAGCGGGTGTGGAGGTGCGGGCTCCCCGGCCCGCGCCTCAGCGTGGTGCGCGGCGATCAGTAAGTATGGGGGCGGGCTCGCAGGCCTGCGCGTCAGCGTGGTGCGCGGCGATCAGCGGGTGTGGGGGTGCGGGCTCGCCGGGCCGCGCCTCAGCCTGGCGCGCAGCAACCAGTGGGTATGGCTCGCAGGCCTGCGCGTCAGCGGGTTTGGCGGAGGTGGGTGATGGTGGTTTGGAGGGCGTCGTCGGTGGGGGTGGTGGGGTGGGGTCGGTCGGCGATGAGTTGGGCTGAGGTGGCCAGGGTCCAGCAGAGGCCGGTGGTGATGGCGATTGCCGGGCCCGGGCCGGGCCAGACGTCGGAGAAGGCGTCCAGGGTGGCGGCCTGCCAGCTGCCGGCGACGTAGATGAGGGCGATGACTCCGGTGATTGCGGTGGCGGCCTGTGCGGCTGCTCCTGGGCGCAGGGTGAGTGCTACGGCCGAGGCGATCAAACCGGCCAGCCAGGCGAGGAGAAGCGACGGCTGGACCTCGTAGCCGAGTTGCCAGACCGACTCGCCCAAGCGTCGGCTGAAGGTCCACGGCAGAAGCAACGTCAGCCCCGACGCCAGCGCCGTCAAAACGGTGACTCTGGCGAACCAGCGATGCTCTCTGCTCGCAAGAGTCTGCTCAGCAAGGTCGAGCTGCCGGTTGAGCTCCTCGTCCGGCGGCAGAGGCTGCACCGGCGGCAGAGGCTGGACCGGCGACAAAGGGCGAGCCGCCGACAACGGGTGGGCCGGCGGCAAGGGGTGGCCCGGCGGTGAAGGGTTGCCCGGGAACGGTTCGATGGTCGGCGGCAAGGCGTCGCCTGGCGGTGGAGGGTTGGCTGGGGGCGGGTCGGTGGCCGGCGGCAAGGCGTGGCCCGGCGGTGGAGGGTTGCCTGGGAGCGGTTCGATGGCCGGCAGCAAAGGGTGGCCCGGCGGTAGAGCGTGGTCCGGGGACGGTTCGGTGGCCGGCGATGCTGCCTGTCGTCGTGCTCGACGGGCACCGTCTGCGAGATCGCCTAAGGGGAGCCTCCAAGGCGCAAACCTGGACAGCTTGCGTCGAGGACCACCGGCAGGAGCGCTCATAGCACCGGCTCCAGCTTGACGACGTCGTTGCCCAGTTCGAAGTACAGGGCGGTCCCGATCACCGTGATGTCGTCGGCTGCCTGCGGGACTCCTTGGGTCGGTCCGGCGACGACGGTGACTCTGCCTGGTCCGTCCACCCGGACCAACTGACGACCGTCGTACCCCCAGATCTTTCCGTCCGGTCCGGTGAACCAGTTGCCGTCGGTGGTCCACTGGTCCGGTGGGACGGTCGACGCGACGGGCCAGCCGGTCGCCTCGCCGCCGAACAGCTTCGTGGACCTGCCGGACCTGTTGACCAGCAGCAGTTGCTCGTCGATCACCATCGCGACGTCACCCGACGAGAGCTGCACCAAGCCCTGCTGCCGAAGCGAACCACCGACCTTGACCCGGCTCACCTCCCGCCCCGGCCCGTAGAAGTCGTAGAGCCCGCCACCAATCGCCCTGACCAGCCGATCGCCCGCCGCAGCAGCGACTTCGCCCTGCTGGTCGGGAGCTGCCAGATCCCGCAGAACGGTCGCCGTGCCGCCCGCCAGATGCACTGCCACCTCGCCGCCGGACGCTCCCGACGCAGTCCACCAGAGACCGCCCTGCCCATCAGGAGCCCACGCGTGCGCGGAGCTGGGCACCGCCAGCCGCACCAGCCGCCCTCGCGAGTCCAGCGCCAGTTCCGTGTTCGTGCCCGACGCCGCCTTGCCCACCACGCCCTCTGCTGTGACAGGCGGATCAGCAACTGGCACGCCCGACAGCAACGCCACCTTGTACGGCGTACTGCCGCTCGCCGCCTTCCTGCGATCACAGCGCGGCTCCGGCTCAGGCAGCACCGGGTACGACGAAGCAGCGGCGGCCGCGTCGGTGATCTCCAGGACCTGATCGCCACCACCTGGCGAAACGCCCAGCAGCAGTGACCCGTCCGGCCTGGCTTCCATGCTGTCTACCTGCGTCACCGGGCCGGGCACTCGGCGCAGCAACCCGTCGGGCGTCAGTACCGCGGTAGGCGAGCTGCCACCGAGCCACAGATCCCCCCGCACATCGACAGCGAACGAGTCGACCGTCAACGAGGAACTGGCCATGTCGGAACTCAGTTGGCAGCCGGCCGGAGCAATCCCGGTCACCTGCTGCGGCTGCCCGCCCGGCCTGAGCAGAACCAGCCCGGTCTCGCTGTTACGCCAGGCCGTGGTGCCGTCCGGTCCGCTGGAGACACTGTTACCAGCTGCCCCCGCCCCAGGGGCGATCAGAAACTGCTTGAGGTCCATCCCGACCCGCAACTGGTTCGCGGGGATCTGCCAGGTGGAGGTGGCTCCCCAGACGACGATCGAGTGGTCCGCGTTCCGGTGGGTCAAGGCCGGGCCGACGCCGGTCGCGTAGATGTCGACGCCGGGCGTCACGTAGAGGGTGCCGTCCGGATTGGTGTGGCTGAGGCTGACATCCGCCGCCACGAGGTTCAGTGGAACGGCCAGTAAGGCCCAGCGCTTCTGAGCAGCGCCGCCGGCCAGCATGACCAGCTTGTCGTCGGCGACGCCGAGCAGAGCCGGCGGTGTGACCCCATGGCTGAGCGAAACCCTCGGCAAGGCGAAGCCGTCGCGGTACTCGAACACGGTCGACCCCTCGGAGCCGGTCCGGCCCAGCAACCACTCGCCCGGCGTACCGTCCAGCCTGGTTGCGATCGAGTCGAGTGGGTCGGAGGTGCCGATCGCGACCCGCATCCCCAGCCGGTCGACGAGTTGGCCACCGTGCAGATCCAGTAGCGGGTGCGGGATCCCTGCGACCACCCGCGGCTCGTACTGCGGTGCTGCCGCGGCTGGTGCGACCAGGCCGGCCGCAGTGGCGACCACCCCGGCCACGACGAGGGCCCCAACGCGCAGGGCCCGCCCGTGCGACTGACGACGTACGGCGAGAGCCAGTCCGAGGGCTAGGAGCAGTACGCCGATGCCAAGGCCCAGCCAGGCTCCCACGCCCGGGCGGTAGCCAACTCCATCGGAGAGTCTCGCTGGGAGGCGCAGGAGGGCTGTGAGGACTCCGGTGACGGTGAGGCAGCCGGTGGCGACCGCAGCTGTTTGTAGTACGGGCAGAAGCGCTCTGGGACGGACGAGGGTGAGTGTGGCTGCCGCGAGGGTGGCGGTGGCGCAAGCGGCGACGACTAGAGCCCAGGCGGATGCGTAGGGCAGGTCCCAGAGTTGGGCACGGGCGAGGCCCACCTCGGCGCCTGCCGGGCCGATCGACACCGGGTCGATCAGCTCGCGCCAGGGGAGCACGGTCGAGAGCAGCAGGAGTGCGGCGAGAGCTCCGGCGACGATCGGAGCGATCGGCCGACGGGCCGGGACATCGAGCTGTGCGGTCAGGCGGACGAAGATTTCTCGCAATTCGGACTGGTTGAGCGGTCCGTCGGGAGAATCTTCGGCGACCTCTGGAAGTACTGGTCGGGATGCCTGCGTACGGATCGCCCAGACGGCGGCGATCGCTGTCGCGAGGCTGCCGCAGGTGACGACGCCGATCACAGCCGGTGAGGTGGAGCAGCCGGTCCGTCCTTGGCCGGTCAGGCCGATCCAGGCCGTCCCGGTGATGACAGCGAGTCCGGTCGCGCCCCAGCCGCGGACCTGCTGCCGATAGCGGAAGTGGTCTGCAGCAAGGCGATCCGCGAGTACCAGGGCGAGCATGGCGATCGGCAGTGCGAGCGCTGCGCCGCGACCGTCGACCGGCTGGGTGGTTGCCCGCCAGAGATAACAGTCTGTGCCTGTCGGGCCCGGAACCAGCACGGACAGAACAGCCCCGACAGCGAGACACGCGAGTGCCGCACTCTGCCACGGCGTACGTCGTAAGGTCCTTCGATGCCGGAGTTCTTCGGTCCGGAGCAGGGCCGCCGCTGCCGTCGATTCGGTGGGAAGATCGCGCAGCGGCATGAAAAGAAGTTACCCGTCGCGCGATGTGGCTCGTTGTAAGAGCATGACTGCGTCTAGTGGACCCGGACTGTTGGAGAGGGGGTCGGAGATGGAATCATCTCGTCGCATGGACGCCCCGCGTCTGCCGTTGACCCAGGAACCGGTCCCCGACGCCGGTTCCTTTGGCGTGCGGCAAGCGGGCGGCGTGCTGGAGCGGGCGCAGCGGATCGCCGACACCTTGCGCGAGCAGGCGGAGTACGAGAACGACACCGCGCTGGCTCAGGCGGAACGGATCCGGGTCGAGTCGGCGCGGGTGCGTGAGGAGGCCGAACAGGCCGCGCAGAAGCTGCGAGCCGATGCGGCAGTGGCCGCCGAGCGGCTGCTGAAGGACGCCGAGCGCGCCGCCGAGCAGCTCCGCGACGAATCCGAGCAACGGGCCGAGCAGCTGCGGACGACGTCGGAGCAGCGCGCCGAGCAGCTTCGCAGCGAATCGGAGCAGTACGCCGAGCGGCTTCGCAGTGAGTCCGAGCAAGAGGCCGAGCGGCTTCGCAACGAGTCCGAGCAGGCCGCGCAGCAGCTTCGGAGTGAATCCGAGGCGCGGGCCGATCAGGTGCGCGCGGACGCCGCGGAACGCGCCGAGCGCCTCCGTGCCGAATCGGAAAGCACCGCCGAGAAGCTCCGGACCGAATCCGAGGCAGCCGCCGCCAAGCTGAAGGCCGACTCCGAGGCCGAGGCCGAGCGGGTGCGGACCGAAGCCGAAGCCGAAGCCGAGCGGGTGCGGACGGAGTCCGAGGCAGCCGCCGCGAAGCTGAAGGCGGACTCCGAGGCCGAGGCCGAGCGGGTCAGGGCCGCGGCGGAAGCCGAAGCGGAGCGGGTCACGCGGGAAGCGAACGCTGCAGCCGAGACGTTGCGGGCCGAGGCCCAGGCAGCCGCGGACGAAGTGCGGGCGGAGTCGCAGGCCGCTGCCGCGCGCCGGATCGCCCAGGCCGAGGCCGAGGCAGGCCGCCTGAAGGAAGATGCCGACGAGCTGCTCGAAGAAGCGCGCCTTGCCCGGGAGGCTGCGCAGCAGACCGTCGAGCGGGCCAGCCGGGAAGCACAGCAACTGGTCGCGGACGCCGGCGAGCAGGCGCGACTGGTGTCCCAGGCCGCGGTCCAGACCGAGACCGACCTGATCGCCCGCGCCGAGGCCGAGGCGAACGAACTGCGCACCAAGGTCGAGCGCGAGGCCGAGGCCGCCCGCGAGCGGTCCCGGGCCGAGATCGCCGAGGCGCACGCCGAGATCGAGCGCCTCCGCGGCGAGAACCGCTCCGAGCTGGAACGCCGGACCGCCGAGCTGGAGGAGACCGAGCGCGCCAAGCTCGCGGCCATCACACTCGAGATCGACAAACTCCGCACCGCCGCCCTCGAGGACATCGCCGAGCAGAAGGCCGAGGCCGAAGCCGCCAACGAACGCCTGATGGCCGACGCCCGCGCCCAGGCGAAGCTGGTCGTGGACAGCATCGAGGCCGACCGGCGTACGGCGTCCGGCGAGGCGCAGCGGATCGTCGAGGACGCGAACCGGGCCGCCGAGGCCGCCCTGGCCGAGGCCGAGAAGCAGACCGCGTGGAGCAAGAAGACCGTCGACGAGCTCGTCGCCGCGGCCGAGCAGGAAGCCCAGACCATCCGCGAGCAGGCCGCCGCCGAGGTCGCCCAGCTGGCCAAGGAGAAGCGCGCCCACCTGCGCCGGGTGATCAGCCGCTCGACGAGCCGGCTGCGCGACACCCAGGCCACGGTCGCCAAGGAGCTCGAGGACGCCCAGCGCGCGGCCGCCAAGCAGAACGCAGAGCTGACCGCCCGGGCCGAGACGATGCTGGCGGAGGCGACGCAGCAGGCCGAGCGGCTGACCTCACAGGCGCAGGCCAAGGCCGACCGGCTCAAGGCGGCCGCCGCCGTCGAGGCCCAGGAGATCGTCGAGCGGGCCACCCGCCGCGAGGCCGAGGCCGAAGCCAGCACCCAGGTACTGCGCGAGCGCGCGGCGACCGATCTCGCCGCGGCTCAGCGGCAGTCGCACGAACTCATCCGCAAGTCCCGCGCCGAGGCCCAGCAGCTCGAGGCGCAGGCCCGCGAGCACGCCGACGAGCTGCGCGCGCAGGCCCGTAAACTTCTCGCCGACGCCGAGGCGAGGGTCGCGGCGCTGAACCAGCGCCGCGACGAGATCACCAAGGAGCTCACCCAGCTTTCGGGTGTGATCGAGGCACTCGCTGTACCGGGGTTCCGCCCAGGTGGTGGAATGTCCGTCAACGAGGGTTCCACGGGGGAATCAGGATGAGGACGTGACAGTCAGATCCTTGTCAGTGACAATGTGTGATCCACCCACCCACCGAAGTGAGCATCAGAAGACATGAGCAGTGAAGCCCCAACCCCGTTCCGCACCGTTCTGCGTGGCTACGAGCCTGCCCAGGTGGACCAGCACGTTCGTGAGCTGACCACCTCGCTGACCGCGCTGCAGCAGCAGTCCGAGCAGCTGCAGCGGCACGTGCAGGAGCTGCAGAGCCGGACGGACGCCGCCGAATCGGCCGTCATCTCCGCCCAGGAGGAGAGCAAGGACCGCGCCCCGACGTTCACCGAGTTCGGTGAGCGGGTCGCCAAGATCCTGTCGCTCGCCGACGACGAGGCCCGCGACCTGGTCACCCGGGCCCGGACCGACGCCGAGGCGATCGTCGCCGACGCCGAGGCGCACGCCAAGAAGGTCCGCAAGGAGGCCGAGCAGTACTCCCTGGACTGGAAGAGCGAGGTCGACGCCGAGGCTGCCCGCATCCTCGAGGAGGCCCGGACCCAGGCCGACGACATGCGCGACGAGGCCGAGCGCGACGCGACTGCCCGTCGCAGCGAGGCG
This region includes:
- a CDS encoding histone-like nucleoid-structuring protein Lsr2 — encoded protein: MAQRVQVVLEDDLDGGKADETVTFGLDGSTYEIDLSKKNAAKLRDALAGYVGAGRRVAGRRGSAGRTRGRGRSATDSADIRAWAKENGYEVSERGRISAEVRAAYNDAK
- a CDS encoding ATP-dependent Clp protease ATP-binding subunit; amino-acid sequence: MFERFTDRARRVVVLAQEEARMLSHNYIGTEHILLGLIHEGEGVAAKALESLGISLEAVRSQVEEIIGQGQQAPSGHIPFTPRAKKVLELSLREALQLGHNYIGTEHILLGLIREGEGVAAQVLVKLGADLNKVRQQVIQLLSGYQGKETQSAGAPAEGAPSSSLVLDQFGRNYTQSARESKLDPVIGREMEIERVMQVLSRRTKNNPVLIGEPGVGKTAIVEGLAQQIVRGDVPETLKDKQIYSLDLGALVAGSRYRGDFEERLKKVLKEIRTRGDIVLFIDEIHTLVGAGAAEGAIDAASILKPMLARGELQTIGATTLDEYRKYVEKDAALERRFQPIQVAEPSIAHTIEILKGLRDRYEAHHRVTITDAALVNAAQLADRYISDRFLPDKAIDLIDEAGARLRIRRMTAPPDLREFDEKIANVRREKESAIDAQDFERAASLRDDEKKLINAKAEREKQWKAGDMDVVAEVDEELIAEVLSTATGIPVFKLTEEESSRLLDMEKELAKRYIGQTDAVKALSRSIRRTRAGLKDPRRPSGSFIFAGPSGVGKTELSKALTEFLFGDESALISLDMSEYSEKHTASRLFGSPPGYVGYEEGGQLTEKVRRKPFSVVLFDEVEKAHPDIFNSLLQILDEGRLTDAQGRVVDFKNTVIIMTTNLGTRDIAKAVSLGFSQASDTGGSYEKMKAKVTEELKQHFRPEFLNRVDEIVVFHQHGMEEIVKIVDLMVGQVEERLKDKDMGIELTPAAKALVADRGFDPVLGARPLRRALQRDVEDVLAEKILFGELRPGQIVLVDVAPEGTVNEDGLREYFTFTGTQKAPSPDLELTEIAGGSSGLQDT
- a CDS encoding kinetoplast-associated-like protein; its protein translation is MDAPRLPLTQEPVPDAGSFGVRQAGGVLERAQRIADTLREQAEYENDTALAQAERIRVESARVREEAEQAAQKLRADAAVAAERLLKDAERAAEQLRDESEQRAEQLRTTSEQRAEQLRSESEQYAERLRSESEQEAERLRNESEQAAQQLRSESEARADQVRADAAERAERLRAESESTAEKLRTESEAAAAKLKADSEAEAERVRTEAEAEAERVRTESEAAAAKLKADSEAEAERVRAAAEAEAERVTREANAAAETLRAEAQAAADEVRAESQAAAARRIAQAEAEAGRLKEDADELLEEARLAREAAQQTVERASREAQQLVADAGEQARLVSQAAVQTETDLIARAEAEANELRTKVEREAEAARERSRAEIAEAHAEIERLRGENRSELERRTAELEETERAKLAAITLEIDKLRTAALEDIAEQKAEAEAANERLMADARAQAKLVVDSIEADRRTASGEAQRIVEDANRAAEAALAEAEKQTAWSKKTVDELVAAAEQEAQTIREQAAAEVAQLAKEKRAHLRRVISRSTSRLRDTQATVAKELEDAQRAAAKQNAELTARAETMLAEATQQAERLTSQAQAKADRLKAAAAVEAQEIVERATRREAEAEASTQVLRERAATDLAAAQRQSHELIRKSRAEAQQLEAQAREHADELRAQARKLLADAEARVAALNQRRDEITKELTQLSGVIEALAVPGFRPGGGMSVNEGSTGESG
- a CDS encoding DivIVA domain-containing protein: MSSEAPTPFRTVLRGYEPAQVDQHVRELTTSLTALQQQSEQLQRHVQELQSRTDAAESAVISAQEESKDRAPTFTEFGERVAKILSLADDEARDLVTRARTDAEAIVADAEAHAKKVRKEAEQYSLDWKSEVDAEAARILEEARTQADDMRDEAERDATARRSEAQALYEQERAKSAQAAAAFETTLAERRGKVEQEFAARTALAEQQLAAVTDRAAQVQREADRSRSEAERLAQQQLADANRQAQEIVAAAKDKSERIRAESERELAAATQRRDSINAQLTNVRQMLATLSGSPAMPLDLLTDDADEATANSSKKN